The Flavobacterium sp. CBA20B-1 genome includes the window ATCCGTTTTAAGATTTAAAAACGGATTTTTTATTTTGTACTTTTGAATGAAATCTACATTCCATGAAAATCATTCAACTATTTCTGCTTTCTGTGATTTCGATAATAACTTTAAGTTGTTCTACGCAGAAGAAAAAATCAGAAAACAAAACCGTTTATCAGTCCGAAACATTAGTCATTACGCAAGTTTCTCCAAATGTGTATCAGCACACTTCGTTTTTGCAAACCGAACGTTTTGGCAATGTTCCCTGCAACGGAATGATTGTTCACAATAATAACGAAACGGTGGTTATTGATACACCTGTAAACGGTGAAATTTCAGAAGAATTGATTCAATGGATTCAGCACAACTTAAAAAGTAAAATCAATGCAATTGTTCCCACGCATTTTCACGATGATTGTTTGGGTGGATTACATGCATTTCATAAACACAAAATTGCATCAATCGGAAACGAAAAAACAATCGAAATTGCAAAAGAAAAACAACTTCCTGTTCCTTTAAAATCGTTTACCAATCAAGAAAAAATAGCAGTCGGAAAGCACTTTGTAACACTTTATTTTTTTGGTGAAGGCCATACAAAAGACAATATTGTAGCTTATTATCCACATGAAAAAGCGCTGTTTGGCGGATGTTTGATAAAGGAACTAAACGCTACAAAAGGAAATTTAGCCGATGCCAATGAAGCCGCTT containing:
- the bla gene encoding subclass B1 metallo-beta-lactamase, with the translated sequence MKIIQLFLLSVISIITLSCSTQKKKSENKTVYQSETLVITQVSPNVYQHTSFLQTERFGNVPCNGMIVHNNNETVVIDTPVNGEISEELIQWIQHNLKSKINAIVPTHFHDDCLGGLHAFHKHKIASIGNEKTIEIAKEKQLPVPLKSFTNQEKIAVGKHFVTLYFFGEGHTKDNIVAYYPHEKALFGGCLIKELNATKGNLADANEAAWAATAIQLKSTITDVQIVIPGHGAVGNSDLIDYTIKLFTQK